The proteins below come from a single Osmerus mordax isolate fOsmMor3 chromosome 3, fOsmMor3.pri, whole genome shotgun sequence genomic window:
- the mreg gene encoding melanoregulin produces the protein MGAAFKRFCARFCCCCCCDDDDEEEKQPILSHDTLEYFEREAQKRRDQETNLWSEPGDPSHSERDDDRSLYNLLQTRAKTRRGSHGYRRLSVDIEAMRDMRREVRDKWKMILENLGFMAEAESLLTVATSASFDRMHNAPVARTLLHTLHSETSIFNSRESPPERYLFILDRLIYLDAAEDFVAKARRFYPKRDEDDEEEEETAINLPMLLARVNRAMNGGGEDDETLDEEDGSGREE, from the exons ATGGGAGCTGCCTTTAAGAGGTTCTGTGCTcgcttctgctgctgctgttgctgtgacgatgatgatgaagaagagAAGCAGCCTATCCTCAG TCATGATACTCTGGAATATTTTGAACGGGAGGCACAGAAGCGGCGTGACCAGGAGACTAACTTGTGGAGTGAGCCGGGAGACCCCAGCCACTCAGAGAGAGATGACGACCGCTCGCTGTACAACCTGCTCCAGACCAGGGCCAAGACCCGCAGGGGCTCCCAT GGTTACCGGCGTCTGAGTGTGGACATTGAGGCCATGAGGGACATGCGCCGAGAGGTCAGAGACAAATGGAAGATGATCCTAGAGAACCTTG GTTTCATGGCCGAGGCTGAGTCCTTGCTGACTGTGGCCACCAGCGCCTCGTTCGACCGCATGCACAACGCCCCCGTGGCCCGCACTCTGCTGCACACGCTCCATTCCGAGACGTCCATCTTCAACAGCAGGGAGTCCCCACCAGAGAGATACCTCTTCATCCTG GATCGTCTCATATACCTGGACGCCGCCGAGGACTTTGTGGCGAAGGCTCGGCGCTTCTACCCCAAGCGAGACGAGgacgacgaggaagaggaggagaccgcCATCAACCTCCCGATGCTCCTGGCAAGGGTGAACCGTGCCATGAACGGAGGCGGGGAGGACGACGAGACGCTCGACGAGGAAGACGGGAGCGGAAGAGAGGAGTAG
- the tcap gene encoding telethonin gives MQVCTIVEKSAGAVVAAELACSLREENKTQRESYMADWHSVTLKTRPQDRQTMNMNDDSRRETLSRQWEARSLLQNCPSGVYRVGTVERGVREHQLLPKRNTLPLPIFTPAELGIRLGRGAPHTLEDLRPFPTPDGACPNKRAVDEITKALPPVKPFRMEFAKAPKALGRSISQEIQRG, from the exons atgcagGTGTGTACCATTGTGGAGAAGAGTGCCGGGGCCGTGGTGGCAGCAGAGCTGGCCTGCAGCTTACGGGAGGAGAACAAGACTCAGAGGGAAAGCTACATGGCAGACTGGCACAGCGTCACCCTCAAGACCCGGCCACAGGACAG GCAGACCATGAACATGAACGACGACTCTCGTCGCGAGACTCTGTCTCGGCAGTGGGAGGCTCGCTCCCTGCTCCAGAACTGCCCGTCTGGGGTGTACAGAGTGGGCacagtggagaggggggtgagggaacaCCAGCTCCTCCCCAAGAGGAACACCCTGCCTCTGCCCATCTTCACCCCGGCAGAGCTGGGCATCCGGCTGGGCCGCGGAGCACCCCACACCCTGGAGGACCTCCGCCCCTTCCCCACTCCAGATGGAGCCTGCCCCAACAAGAGGGCCGTGGACGAGATCACCAAGGCCCTTCCTCCAGTCAAGCCATTCAGGATGGAGTTCGCCAAAGCTCCCAAAGCCCTGGGCCGATCCATCTCCCAGGAGATCCAGAGAGGGTGA
- the LOC136940556 gene encoding proline-rich protein 29-like, with protein sequence MTALSSFGYSHPSSAPEATRHPVIVHEEEEEEEDPMVYHHHYQPAPYLPYPAWAPPVQLPPSLVYQTPLEPLEPATAPPSQHRNRRAVPPPPPPSATRTVGADIPPATEYYDATERR encoded by the exons ATGACAGCTCTCAGCTCATTTGGAtactcccatccctcctctgcccccgaG GCTACCAGACACCCGGTGATCgtgcatgaggaggaggaagaggaggaggacccaATGGTGtaccaccaccactaccagcCTGCACCCTACCTACCCTACCCAGCTTGGGCACCCCCTGTCCAGCTTCCCCCTTCCCTGGTCTACCAGACCCCACTGGAACCCCTGGAGCCGGCCACagcacccccctcccaacacaggAACAG AAGGGccgtccccccacctcccccacccagtGCAACCAGGACCGTGGGGGCAGACATCCCCCCCGCTACAG AGTACTACGATGCCACAGAAAGAAGATAG
- the rprml gene encoding reprimo-like protein → MNVTFFDPVGLTQGALFNGSQILAGTLVNCCNETDVATNDGGSLVLPPDERKLFIMRVVQIAVLCVLSLTVMFGIFFLGCNLMIKSESMINFLVKDRRPSKDVEAVMIGLS, encoded by the coding sequence ATGAACGTTACATTCTTCGACCCAGTCGGGCTGACCCAGGGCGCGCTGTTTAACGGGAGCCAGATTCTCGCCGGTACTCTGGTAAACTGCTGTAATGAAACAGACGTGGCAACCAATGACGGTGGTTCGCTGGTGTTGCCTCCAGACGAACGAAAACTCTTCATCATGCGCGTAGTGCAGATCGCCGTCTTGTGCGTCTTATCGCTCACGGTAATGTTCGGCATCTTCTTCCTTGGCTGCAACCTCATGATTAAATCGGAGAGTATGATTAACTTTCTGGTAAAAGACCGGAGACCTTCCAAAGACGTGGAAGCGGTAATGATTGGACTCAGCTAG